One Brachyhypopomus gauderio isolate BG-103 chromosome 15, BGAUD_0.2, whole genome shotgun sequence genomic region harbors:
- the arhgap22a gene encoding rho GTPase-activating protein 22 isoform X5 produces the protein MHSGTGEKDRSALSHEALLLMANSQNDMEDWVKAIRRVIWAPFGGGIFGQHLEDTVQYERKFGPRLAPLLVEQCVDFIREQGLNEEGLFRMPGQANLVKELQDAFDCGDKPQFDSTTDVHTVASLLKLYLRELPEPVIPFNKYEDFLTCAQLLLKDEDVGLSELAKQVKTLPQANYNLLKYICRFLDEVQSHSSENKMSVQNLATVFGPNILRPKIEDPVTMMEGTSQVQHLMTLLISEHETLYGGVRSHVSSEEGRAPAIGQSSTVGWLSEEEIQRCSSSSPASSLADATCGSATSLDTNPAGPGGSRPPSQAKGAQAVSPSKQPRTLSSWKSTFKGSVVRAQPAKIGGSSVDVSSLPASGNWLMNGLSSLRSHRRTSSGERVGKDSPLSHRLSTYDNVTSSSLSVPSVASAPWSTSSCEISVAESVGSDPSGLSSGRGEWPEACSDSARAAGRAGEVTRSAEGMEMCVSGAGCCENGNVEGHVHVAGDGEDKSHALSSLVRELKDELKKQKIHYESQIRKLEETSACLHDQVTGLDEELEQEKKKYRMLEIKLRNSERAREDAEKRNRLLQSEMEEFFSTLGDLSSGARTRQM, from the exons ATGCACA GCGGTacaggagagaaagacagatcaGCTCTGAGCCATGAGGCCCTCCTGCTTATGGCAAACTCTCAGAATGACATGGAGGATTGGGTCAAAGCCATCCGGCGTGTCATCTGGGCTCCGTTTGGAGGAG GGATCTTTGGTCAGCATCTAGAGGACACGGTGCAATATGAGAGGAAGTTTGGGCCCCGGCTGGCTCCTCTGTTGGTAGAACAGTGTGTGGACTTCATACGTGAGCAGGGTCTGAACGAGGAGGGCCTCTTCCGCATGCCTGGACAGGCAAACTTGGTCAAAGAACTCCAGGATGCGTTTGACTGTGGTGACAAGCCTCAGTTTGACAG TACCACCGATGTCCACACGGTGGCGTCTCTGCTGAAGCTGTACCTCAGGGAGCTGCCTGAGCCCGTAATTCCCTTCAACAAATATGAGGACTTCCTCACCTGTGCCCAGCTCCTGCTCAAGGATGAGGACGTG GGACTCAGCGAGCTAGCTAAGCAAGTGAAAACTCTTCCTCAGGCCAATTACAACCTGCTCAAATACATTTGCAG ATTCTTGGATGAAGTTCAGTCCCACTCGAGTGAAAATAAGATGAGCGTTCAGAATCTTGCAACGGTGTTTGGACCAAATATTCTTAGACCTAAAATCGAAGACCCTGTCACAATGATGGAGG GAACGTCACAGGTCCAGCACCTCATGACGCTGCTGATCAGCGAGCATGAGACGCTTTACGGCGGCGTGCGGTCCCACGTGTCTAGCGAGGAAGGACGGGCTCCAGCCATTGGCCAGAGCAGCACGGTGGGATGGCTCTCGGAGGAGGAGATCCAGCGTTGCTCCTCCTCCAGTCCTGCCTCCAGCCTCGCCGACGCCACGTGCGGGAGCGCCACGTCCCTGGACACGAACCCGGCCGGGCCGGGCGGCTCCAGGCCGCCGTCGCAGGCGAAAGGCGCTCAGGCCGTCAGCCCCAGCAAGCAGCCCAGGACCCTCTCGTCCTGGAAGTCCACCTTCAAGGGCAGCGTGGTGCGCGCCCAGCCGGCCAAGATCGGCGGCTCGTCCGTGGACGTGTCCAGCCTGCCCGCCAGCGGCAACTGGCTGATGAACGGACTGTCCTCGCTACGAAGCCACCGGCGCACGTCGTCGGGGGAGCGCGTGGGCAAAGACTCGCCGCTCTCGCATCGCCTCTCCACCTACGACAACGTGACCTCGTCCAGCCTCAGCGTGCCCAGCGTGGCCAGCGCGCCCTGGTCCACGTCCTCCTGCGAGATATCGGTGGCCGAGTCGGTGGGCAGCGACCCGTCCGGGCTGAGCTCCGGCAGGGGGGAGTGGCCAGAGGCGTGTTCGGACTCGGCCCGGGCGGCCGGGAGGGCGGGGGAGGTGACGCGGAGCGCCGAAGGGATGGAGATGTGCGTGAGCGGCGCGGGTTGCTGCGAGAACGGGAACGTGGAGGGTCACGTGCACGTGGCAGGAGACGGCGAGGACAAGTCTCACGCGCTTAGCAGCCTGGTGAGAGAGCTGAAGGACGAGCTGAAGAAGCAGAAGATCCACTATGAATCCCAAATACGAAA ACTAGAGGAGACGAGTGCCTGTCTGCACGATCAAGTCACCGGGCTGGACGAGGAGTTGGAGCAGGAGAAGAAGAAATACAGAATGTTGGAAATCAAACTGCGCAACTCGGAGCGGGCCCGCGAAGACGCAGAGAAACGCAACCGTCTCCTGCAGAGCGAGATGGAGGAGTTCTTCTCCACGTTAGGAGATCTGAGCTCaggagcaaggacgagacaAATGTGA
- the arhgap22a gene encoding rho GTPase-activating protein 22 isoform X3, which produces MGLGCCRLQEIHAAHPTGGTGEKDRSALSHEALLLMANSQNDMEDWVKAIRRVIWAPFGGGIFGQHLEDTVQYERKFGPRLAPLLVEQCVDFIREQGLNEEGLFRMPGQANLVKELQDAFDCGDKPQFDSTTDVHTVASLLKLYLRELPEPVIPFNKYEDFLTCAQLLLKDEDVGLSELAKQVKTLPQANYNLLKYICRFLDEVQSHSSENKMSVQNLATVFGPNILRPKIEDPVTMMEGTSQVQHLMTLLISEHETLYGGVRSHVSSEEGRAPAIGQSSTVGWLSEEEIQRCSSSSPASSLADATCGSATSLDTNPAGPGGSRPPSQAKGAQAVSPSKQPRTLSSWKSTFKGSVVRAQPAKIGGSSVDVSSLPASGNWLMNGLSSLRSHRRTSSGERVGKDSPLSHRLSTYDNVTSSSLSVPSVASAPWSTSSCEISVAESVGSDPSGLSSGRGEWPEACSDSARAAGRAGEVTRSAEGMEMCVSGAGCCENGNVEGHVHVAGDGEDKSHALSSLVRELKDELKKQKIHYESQIRKLEETSACLHDQVTGLDEELEQEKKKYRMLEIKLRNSERAREDAEKRNRLLQSEMEEFFSTLGDLSSGARTRQM; this is translated from the exons GCGGTacaggagagaaagacagatcaGCTCTGAGCCATGAGGCCCTCCTGCTTATGGCAAACTCTCAGAATGACATGGAGGATTGGGTCAAAGCCATCCGGCGTGTCATCTGGGCTCCGTTTGGAGGAG GGATCTTTGGTCAGCATCTAGAGGACACGGTGCAATATGAGAGGAAGTTTGGGCCCCGGCTGGCTCCTCTGTTGGTAGAACAGTGTGTGGACTTCATACGTGAGCAGGGTCTGAACGAGGAGGGCCTCTTCCGCATGCCTGGACAGGCAAACTTGGTCAAAGAACTCCAGGATGCGTTTGACTGTGGTGACAAGCCTCAGTTTGACAG TACCACCGATGTCCACACGGTGGCGTCTCTGCTGAAGCTGTACCTCAGGGAGCTGCCTGAGCCCGTAATTCCCTTCAACAAATATGAGGACTTCCTCACCTGTGCCCAGCTCCTGCTCAAGGATGAGGACGTG GGACTCAGCGAGCTAGCTAAGCAAGTGAAAACTCTTCCTCAGGCCAATTACAACCTGCTCAAATACATTTGCAG ATTCTTGGATGAAGTTCAGTCCCACTCGAGTGAAAATAAGATGAGCGTTCAGAATCTTGCAACGGTGTTTGGACCAAATATTCTTAGACCTAAAATCGAAGACCCTGTCACAATGATGGAGG GAACGTCACAGGTCCAGCACCTCATGACGCTGCTGATCAGCGAGCATGAGACGCTTTACGGCGGCGTGCGGTCCCACGTGTCTAGCGAGGAAGGACGGGCTCCAGCCATTGGCCAGAGCAGCACGGTGGGATGGCTCTCGGAGGAGGAGATCCAGCGTTGCTCCTCCTCCAGTCCTGCCTCCAGCCTCGCCGACGCCACGTGCGGGAGCGCCACGTCCCTGGACACGAACCCGGCCGGGCCGGGCGGCTCCAGGCCGCCGTCGCAGGCGAAAGGCGCTCAGGCCGTCAGCCCCAGCAAGCAGCCCAGGACCCTCTCGTCCTGGAAGTCCACCTTCAAGGGCAGCGTGGTGCGCGCCCAGCCGGCCAAGATCGGCGGCTCGTCCGTGGACGTGTCCAGCCTGCCCGCCAGCGGCAACTGGCTGATGAACGGACTGTCCTCGCTACGAAGCCACCGGCGCACGTCGTCGGGGGAGCGCGTGGGCAAAGACTCGCCGCTCTCGCATCGCCTCTCCACCTACGACAACGTGACCTCGTCCAGCCTCAGCGTGCCCAGCGTGGCCAGCGCGCCCTGGTCCACGTCCTCCTGCGAGATATCGGTGGCCGAGTCGGTGGGCAGCGACCCGTCCGGGCTGAGCTCCGGCAGGGGGGAGTGGCCAGAGGCGTGTTCGGACTCGGCCCGGGCGGCCGGGAGGGCGGGGGAGGTGACGCGGAGCGCCGAAGGGATGGAGATGTGCGTGAGCGGCGCGGGTTGCTGCGAGAACGGGAACGTGGAGGGTCACGTGCACGTGGCAGGAGACGGCGAGGACAAGTCTCACGCGCTTAGCAGCCTGGTGAGAGAGCTGAAGGACGAGCTGAAGAAGCAGAAGATCCACTATGAATCCCAAATACGAAA ACTAGAGGAGACGAGTGCCTGTCTGCACGATCAAGTCACCGGGCTGGACGAGGAGTTGGAGCAGGAGAAGAAGAAATACAGAATGTTGGAAATCAAACTGCGCAACTCGGAGCGGGCCCGCGAAGACGCAGAGAAACGCAACCGTCTCCTGCAGAGCGAGATGGAGGAGTTCTTCTCCACGTTAGGAGATCTGAGCTCaggagcaaggacgagacaAATGTGA
- the arhgap22a gene encoding rho GTPase-activating protein 22 isoform X4 — translation MYLVPEVSTPLLCACCLFVRPGLTVFSGRTAVPCGRRKRTGRGCRGEGIFGQHLEDTVQYERKFGPRLAPLLVEQCVDFIREQGLNEEGLFRMPGQANLVKELQDAFDCGDKPQFDSTTDVHTVASLLKLYLRELPEPVIPFNKYEDFLTCAQLLLKDEDVGLSELAKQVKTLPQANYNLLKYICRFLDEVQSHSSENKMSVQNLATVFGPNILRPKIEDPVTMMEGTSQVQHLMTLLISEHETLYGGVRSHVSSEEGRAPAIGQSSTVGWLSEEEIQRCSSSSPASSLADATCGSATSLDTNPAGPGGSRPPSQAKGAQAVSPSKQPRTLSSWKSTFKGSVVRAQPAKIGGSSVDVSSLPASGNWLMNGLSSLRSHRRTSSGERVGKDSPLSHRLSTYDNVTSSSLSVPSVASAPWSTSSCEISVAESVGSDPSGLSSGRGEWPEACSDSARAAGRAGEVTRSAEGMEMCVSGAGCCENGNVEGHVHVAGDGEDKSHALSSLVRELKDELKKQKIHYESQIRKLEETSACLHDQVTGLDEELEQEKKKYRMLEIKLRNSERAREDAEKRNRLLQSEMEEFFSTLGDLSSGARTRQM, via the exons ATGTATCTGGTGCCGGAGGTTAGCACTCCGCTGCTGTGTGCTTGCTGTCTGTTTGTGCGTCCCGGGCTGACGGTGTTTTCAGGGCGCACAGCCGTGCCCTGCGGTCGCAGGAAACGCACAGGCCGGGGATGCAGGGGAGAAG GGATCTTTGGTCAGCATCTAGAGGACACGGTGCAATATGAGAGGAAGTTTGGGCCCCGGCTGGCTCCTCTGTTGGTAGAACAGTGTGTGGACTTCATACGTGAGCAGGGTCTGAACGAGGAGGGCCTCTTCCGCATGCCTGGACAGGCAAACTTGGTCAAAGAACTCCAGGATGCGTTTGACTGTGGTGACAAGCCTCAGTTTGACAG TACCACCGATGTCCACACGGTGGCGTCTCTGCTGAAGCTGTACCTCAGGGAGCTGCCTGAGCCCGTAATTCCCTTCAACAAATATGAGGACTTCCTCACCTGTGCCCAGCTCCTGCTCAAGGATGAGGACGTG GGACTCAGCGAGCTAGCTAAGCAAGTGAAAACTCTTCCTCAGGCCAATTACAACCTGCTCAAATACATTTGCAG ATTCTTGGATGAAGTTCAGTCCCACTCGAGTGAAAATAAGATGAGCGTTCAGAATCTTGCAACGGTGTTTGGACCAAATATTCTTAGACCTAAAATCGAAGACCCTGTCACAATGATGGAGG GAACGTCACAGGTCCAGCACCTCATGACGCTGCTGATCAGCGAGCATGAGACGCTTTACGGCGGCGTGCGGTCCCACGTGTCTAGCGAGGAAGGACGGGCTCCAGCCATTGGCCAGAGCAGCACGGTGGGATGGCTCTCGGAGGAGGAGATCCAGCGTTGCTCCTCCTCCAGTCCTGCCTCCAGCCTCGCCGACGCCACGTGCGGGAGCGCCACGTCCCTGGACACGAACCCGGCCGGGCCGGGCGGCTCCAGGCCGCCGTCGCAGGCGAAAGGCGCTCAGGCCGTCAGCCCCAGCAAGCAGCCCAGGACCCTCTCGTCCTGGAAGTCCACCTTCAAGGGCAGCGTGGTGCGCGCCCAGCCGGCCAAGATCGGCGGCTCGTCCGTGGACGTGTCCAGCCTGCCCGCCAGCGGCAACTGGCTGATGAACGGACTGTCCTCGCTACGAAGCCACCGGCGCACGTCGTCGGGGGAGCGCGTGGGCAAAGACTCGCCGCTCTCGCATCGCCTCTCCACCTACGACAACGTGACCTCGTCCAGCCTCAGCGTGCCCAGCGTGGCCAGCGCGCCCTGGTCCACGTCCTCCTGCGAGATATCGGTGGCCGAGTCGGTGGGCAGCGACCCGTCCGGGCTGAGCTCCGGCAGGGGGGAGTGGCCAGAGGCGTGTTCGGACTCGGCCCGGGCGGCCGGGAGGGCGGGGGAGGTGACGCGGAGCGCCGAAGGGATGGAGATGTGCGTGAGCGGCGCGGGTTGCTGCGAGAACGGGAACGTGGAGGGTCACGTGCACGTGGCAGGAGACGGCGAGGACAAGTCTCACGCGCTTAGCAGCCTGGTGAGAGAGCTGAAGGACGAGCTGAAGAAGCAGAAGATCCACTATGAATCCCAAATACGAAA ACTAGAGGAGACGAGTGCCTGTCTGCACGATCAAGTCACCGGGCTGGACGAGGAGTTGGAGCAGGAGAAGAAGAAATACAGAATGTTGGAAATCAAACTGCGCAACTCGGAGCGGGCCCGCGAAGACGCAGAGAAACGCAACCGTCTCCTGCAGAGCGAGATGGAGGAGTTCTTCTCCACGTTAGGAGATCTGAGCTCaggagcaaggacgagacaAATGTGA